In the genome of Acidovorax sp. 69, the window CTTGAAATGTGCGCGTTGCAGGGTTCTGGCCCGCTTCGCGGGTTTTGACCGCGCCAGCCACGAGATCGGCCAGTTCGGCGGTGGTTGCAAGAGGGCCCCGTTCTTCGCGCCGAGCAACAATCGCCTTTGCAATGGGGCCAGCAAACCGTTCTTCACCGTAGTCACGTATCACCTCCGCAATCTGACCGACTTCGGCCGTGGCCAACCAATCGGCCACGCTTTCGCCGCGCGTGGTGTCCATGCGCATGTCCAGCGGGCCGTCAAAACGAAAACTGAAGCCCCGCTCGGGGCTGTCGATCTGGGGCGAACTCACACCCAGGTCCATCAGCACCCCGGCGGCGCTGCCTGGCGGGAGGTCGGCCAAATGGCGAAAACCTTCGTGCCGAATGGAAAAACGCGCATCGGTGATGCGCGTTGCTTCGGCAATGGCTTCAGGGTCCTTGTCAAAGGCCACAAGACGCCCTTGTGGCCCCAGCCGCAGCAGGATGAGGCGCGAATGCCCCCCGCGCCCGAAGGTGGCATCCACCCAGGTGCCAGAAGGCTCGGCACCGGCGCCGCCCAAAAGGGAATCCACAGCCTCGGCAAGAAGAACGGTGGTGTGTTGCAAAGAAGATGTCACGGTGGGCCTTAGAAGGAGAAGTCCTTGAAGACATCCGGCATCTCGCC includes:
- the rsmH gene encoding 16S rRNA (cytosine(1402)-N(4))-methyltransferase RsmH is translated as MTSSLQHTTVLLAEAVDSLLGGAGAEPSGTWVDATFGRGGHSRLILLRLGPQGRLVAFDKDPEAIAEATRITDARFSIRHEGFRHLADLPPGSAAGVLMDLGVSSPQIDSPERGFSFRFDGPLDMRMDTTRGESVADWLATAEVGQIAEVIRDYGEERFAGPIAKAIVARREERGPLATTAELADLVAGAVKTREAGQNPATRTFQALRIFINAELEELQQALEASLSVLQPGGRLVVISFHSLEDRIVKQFIAKHSKEVYDRRAPFAVPQAMKLVALNRIKPSAAEVAANPRSRSAIMRVAERTGV